The Myripristis murdjan chromosome 6, fMyrMur1.1, whole genome shotgun sequence sequence TATGTCTATAGTGGGTAAATGTATACAAAATTCTCGAGGATGTTTACAGACTGGCAAGCCCACCTGGTTGTTGCAGCTGTTTTCTATCCTTCTGGTATGGGTCAGAGTGACGGAGCTGCGCACCATAAGCAGCAGGTCTTGCAGACTGTAGAGCTTGTAGAGCAGGTTGCCCTCCTTTGGTGCTTCATAGTCTTGTTCGTCCTCCGCACTTGCCTGCAGCTCCTGCGAAAGAATTCCTGAGAGGTGTTGAACATATGTTAATGCAGAATATGGCTTTTGTAATTCAACATTTGTCACCTCACATCTTAAATCCACAGAATGATGACCACACTAACTTTTCTGTTCCACTGTACTGGAGTTGGCCGCTGATGTAGGTTCATGGTGAGGAGCGGCATAGATCTCTCCACTTTGGTTCTGGTTGCTCTCTAGATATGAGGACACACAGGGCTTGACCAGGGATGTTGGATGGGAATGAATCGAGGATCCAACTGCTTGTGGGGGTGAGATGGACTCCGGAGGTGGGGCAGAGCATTTGGCTGGGTCTCTGGCAGGATTGAGCATGACTGTCTGCATATGAAGGATCTGTCCCAGCTGGTCACCAGGTAACTTGGCTCTTTTGGATATCCGTCTATGCCCATTACCTTTGTGGGGGGAAGGTGACTGCTGACTTTCAGGTATAGAAGAGGGGATACCTGGGGTGTCCAGGGTGGTGCTAGCCTTGTGTTTCATTGTAGCTGTTGCATCTGGAGACATGGCATCATCAATGACCAGCCTGTCATCTTCTGAGTCTCCTATAGAAGGTTGCTCTTCTTCACATTTCTGGTCAGAGTCCTGTCTAGTCTGCTTGTTCTTTGGTACACTGACCTTGCTAAAACCTGGCCGAGCTGAGTGCTCTTTTATGGAATCAGCCTTGTCTGTCAACGATGTATTCACCTCCTCTTGTAAGCTGCTGCTTGTCTGTTTAGCAGCAAGACGCCTGCTGGACCTTGTGTTCTTACTTGCTGCTATGGGACTTCCAGCTTTCTCACTCTGCTCATTCTCAATATTTAGCTTCTTGGATGTTTTAACAGTTGTTGTCTCTCCAAATGTTTCCAAGTCAGTCAGGTCTACTTCAAAGTCAAGACCACTGCTTTCAAAAGACACCAAACTTCTCTTAGAGTGGTcctgtaaaaaataatataaaatcagCCTTCTGACTGAATGAGGTGTCTGTCAGTGAACTTACATTATGTGTCTACATACCAGGGGAACTTGTTTCTCAGCGACAGGAACCTCTGTCATCAAGTGGAATACTTCTTTAACGCCAGTCTTAATGATGGAGAGCTTCAGACTCTCCTCGTGGTAAATATGACTcctttctctcactgtcacCTCCGTCTTCAACAGTGGAGAGTCTATGTACACAGTCTTCCTCTGACTACTGCCTGGGATTGagacacataaaaacagagacaatgaGAAACAATACCACCATGTGGCGATTCAATGTCAACACATGCCAATGTTCCAAGAAACTGAGAGACATCACTTTTTTACAACTGTGACTAAAAATGTCTCCACACCGAACACAAAATCAGATGGCTCTTTCCAATGCAAAATGTTTGTACGCACTGCCAATCTGAACACTCTCTGGGCAGTATATGCACAATTACTATTCTTAGGTGCAATGGTTGCTGCACATGCCCTTTTTCAGTTTCTAAACTTGACAATGACTAGGATCATCATCACTCCACAACAAGAAGCAGCTTTTCAATGCTGTTAACCAATCTTCAAACTGCATGTGTACATTATTCTACAGTTTAACTATTTTCTTTCTATTGGAAAGAAAAGTACCATCACAAAACAAGCTGTAACAAGCACACAATGACTATGGTGTTAATACtacagtgtttattttgatgATATGGTTGTTGTATGTAGACTGCAAACACAACTGCACTTGTGGTATTGGATATCAATGTGGCCActggtttttacattttttggtaCTTTTTGTGACTGATTCATTATCCAGATTCAAAGCATATGGATGCATTTACATTtggatttttaatgtttaaaaatatgaacGTGGATATGAGCCATATTCCCAAGGTATGTATTTTAATGCCAGGTTTCAATGTATATGTTCTTATGTAACTTGTACTGACTGGAAAGGAAACTGAGTTGGTCCTATTTAGACTGGACTGTACCAATGAACTGATCTGTACCAATGTGAGCATACTGTACCTTTTCCTTGGCTTAATTTTACCCAAACAGGCATTTCCCATGGGTCTGGGAATTCAGGACCATGGTTGTCCAACAGCTTGACCATGGCATCTCGAGTTAGACATACATGAGGCTCGTAACGAGCGCACAGCTTCTCAGCATTACTGTCACTGCTGATTGTCTGTAGAGGGAGACAAGATCATGGAAACTAGGCAGTGTACACCATGAAATGGTTGCATCTATTACACATCTATAAATCACTCAGACAAATGCTTGCTTGTCTATAATTAACTTGATTTTGACAGTACTACAGCATTCTGCCGTATTCCGGCAGAATGCTATAATGTTTAAGTAAGACTTCAACACCCTCTGGTGTCTTTCTGTGAAAATTGCAAGAGCTGAAATAGAATTACAATAGACCTCAGGTCATGAATCCCATTCTGACTGTAAAACATCTTTGTGACTTTATTGGAgtaattaaaaaagagagacaattgCTTACAGCGTGCTTGTCCTTAGCTTTCTTTGCTGGAGGATACTGTGATGAAACACTCTGATAATCCGATGCAAGCTGTGCATCAGCAGGCACTATCTTATGGTCTGTAATATCCACATTGCCCTGGAGAAATAAAGGGCGCAAATATGGAAATAGAGGAAGTGAATCAACACCATGAGACAAACTTTGCATTTCAACACTTGAGAGTTGAAAAGTTACATAAAATTGAACAATGCTATTGCAAAACAGTCAAAGCATATGCTGTAGGTGACAACCATGCAATAGTAGGCCTATAACAGCTACTGTGTTGTCGTAGCACAAATGCACATTACCATGATCAGAAGCTGCTTTTCAAAGGTCAGATTGAGTCCTGGGTTAAATGTTCCTCCTGTCAAACTGGTCATCTCACTGATCTGGTACAGCTGTGGAAAGTCTGTTCTCAAACACTCCAAGCAGCTCCTGAAGAAatcctgaaaaacaaatcaggGCTTTCTGTGTTGGGAGCACACCTCAATCACAGTAACTGGAGTGAGGGCATAGACTCTGTAGTATCAATACCTCTGAGTATTGCATGGCTCCCTGTGATATGTAGCTGTAATCGTGAGCACACATTCTGGACACATCATGCAGGTACCTCATGAACTGCATCACTTCATTGTTCAATCGCACTTTCAACTTCTGCAATGTAAGAACAGATTACTGCAGCACAGTAATGCAACAAGGGTGAAAGGCAGTATTAAACCAATTATTGAGAATAAAAGGTATGTACCTCCGGAGGATTCCTGGGTTTTTTACTTGTCAGGATGCCAAGATATGTCTTTTGTTCTCTGCTTGACAGACTGGACACACAGGGGAAGGGCAATCTGGGTTCAGGATAAGCATCATCAAGCTCATTTTTAGCCGCCTTGGGTTTCACTTCTgatttcttggtgtccttgcagTCTTCTGCAGTCTCGACAGTATCATCTGCATCAGAGGGTTCACCACTATCACAGCTATCCCAGGTACTCTCTTCCTCTTTAATGCAACTGCTGTCTTTAACCGGTTCAGCACCCACTGCAGAAGGTCTGGGGGAGTTTGCGTCTCCAGCCAGAAACTGCTGTTTCACATCAACGTTCACTGTCGGACTTCTGAAAAAATGGTAGGGGAAAAGTACAATATGAAAGCTCAACAAATGCTCACTAGCCTTTCATGGCACAATGAAAGTGCATTTGAATTCAAGTATTTTGCTTATGTTTTACTGTACCTGTTTAAGAAGGCCCACAGTTCTTGAATACTGGGTGAAAGCGAATATTTGTCATAGTTATCTCTTGTAAAGAACGGTGATTCAGTGACTGGAGGGTCCTCCCttaaaattaaagggaaaaGGGTAAAATCATAATCAATATATCACTCATCCTAATTTCTATGcggtgcatttttgtttttgtagagTGACCCTTCTGATTGCCAAGCTACAAAGGCTGCTACTATTCTGCAGTCATCATTGCTTACGCAGGGCATCGTGGTCAGTAGTGTTTTACTGGGCTTAATGGATGTAGAAATTGTGCCTACACTGTATGATTTAAAACTTTCCATCCTTTATTATTGAGAAATTAATGCACTGTTACACCCTTCTCACGATCCACTGGTCTCTATGCTGAGACtcataatttgaaattaactGGTCTGCGACATAAACCCAGGATCCTAATATCAAATATAGTGGAGGCTTACCGTTTATAATACAGCCAAGTAACATGATATTACGGCAATGTTTGAGAgttgttttgttaaatttcaGCATTGCTCAGCATAGTTAAAGTCATAGAATTATCAATATATGCAATTTGAAGCATAGATAAAATGCTATTTAAATGCTAATGGTGGCATCAAGTGACAATCTGTGTACGACCTTTCGCTGTTGCTTTTATCAGAAATTTGAGTTACAAATGcagcgcttttattttgaaaataatattttaaaaaaacattccgGTCGTCCGCTACCTCTCGCCTGTGACTAACGTGAAAAGTTAATAAGCAAACATCTTTTTCTCGCTCACTGATTTTATTAACTCAAACGCAAGCTTGTCATTGTTTATAATGTAATACCGAAAAGCACATGAGGAAAATATTTCCTGTCAGGTTACGTGTAATTTATCCTACTTTTAGGTAAATATCTGAAGTTAGCTTAAACCAGCTGCCAGTATCAACGGCCGTTAGCAAATTTAAACGAGCTAACACGCTAGTTGGCTGCCTGCCTTTACACAAGTTAGTTGTATATCATCTAATCACAGCTCTACAAGTGTGCAGGGACATTTTTTACTTGCCATTCCAGCTCCATTACTGGCGCTGTGTTAAGTTACCAGGACGATAAGCGACAACGTTTGACGTGCGGctgtctccttcttcttcttgtagCATTAGTATGAGGCAGCCTAGATACCCTTAACTCTGTGCTGCCTCCCTCCGGAAGTTGGCgtcataaaaatatatatttattttcaattccttttttttttctttttctttttctttttcatttcttttttctttcttttttgacgtatgatttttgtgtttccttCACATGCATTAAGCACTACACTTATCCCTCAAATTTAAGTGCACTTATCCAATAGATTCATTAGAccatacacaaaaataaataaacaaataaataaataaaagggaaCCCACAATAGAACAAACTGGTTGATATTCATTTACAATCAACAATGAGAATgaaatgatataaaaatacatacaaaatactagaaaaaaaaaaaaaaagaaaaccatacaAAATTAGATCAATAAATGGACAAAGGATTTGAGAGGAAAGGAGATCAGACTTATCTTAGTTTAGGTGTTGGCGatctgtgagaaaaaaagggTCACATATTTCTGTGAAGATACCTATTTTCCTATTCCTATTATGTTGTATATCGAACATTCAAATGATGCAGCTTCAGACAGGGCGGTAAACCACTCTGAATTGGCAAGGTTCTTCTCATTCATCCAGTGCTTTAGTATGACCTTTGCAGTTGTATTAAGTGCAGCCTTGAGCCAGTGAGCCTTTTTACTTTGCATTCccccattttcttttaaatagtTCAGAAAACATAAAGCAGGGGTAAGGTCAACATTAGTACCCAAGCTGTCACAGATCTTTTTCATGAGCCtctgccaataaaaaaaaaaaaaaaagaaagctagggcaattgaaaaatgtttgaatgaCTCACTCCTGTCCTGTTTATCCTGTGTCCAGTAGAGTCTGTTGAATTTTGTTGAGCTGAATCAGTTTAGACCTGGCATCTCTCACTGGAGGCAGCATCTCCCCCACTAATTTATTCCACTCATTATGTTGGACCGTTACCCCTAAGTCCCTCTCCCACATGGTTCCCGGACGTGTAGTGGTGCAACTCCATCAGCAAGGTAGCTGTAGATTAGACTTGTCAAGCGAGGAAGTCCACTGAAAGAGTCTAATTTGGAGTCTGGGTAGATTAGGAGACTGAGTCGGCAGCCCAGAGCCTGTTGGAGCTGCCCTAGACAAAACAGTCTCTAAGCTTTAAGAAACTCCAAGAAGTCTTGTCTCTGCAAATCATAAAGATCTTTCAATTCGCCAAAAGCCCTTCAGGTGTTGTTATGATAGAAGCATTCGATATGCTAGACTGCCTTTGCAGTTTTGACTTTGACTGGCGCTCTGCTAATAACATTAGCCTTGAGCAGGTCTCCATCCACAACTATTCTATCCCTgaaacaatattttcatttgttctctATATGTTacttccatatatatatatatatatatatatatatatatatatatatatgtagacaCACATATGAATATTACATGCTGCAAAGTCTCCATCACCTCAAATTCCTCACGTTTCCTCATCTTTCCCCACCACAACCATAGGCCTAGATATTATAATATCAACCTCTTTACCCACATGAATTTAACTTCCTTTTCTAATATGAGGTTGAATGGAAAAGTGCTGTTTTCCCGTGACATCTTCCTCCCACTCTATCCGCCACTGCCTGGTACTTCCCACCTTCAATTGCACTACTACTTTAATTTTGGCTGAAGAAAACCTTGACATCAATGCTTCCTCCTGTCAAAGGAGACTTAGCTGCTCTATATGCTGCCTCGTTCCCTTCCATCTCTCCGCAGGAACTCCATCACTGTCTATCCAACTTGTGCAACTGAGGCAAAATCGGGAACAGTTATTCTAAACCCAGGCCGTGCACTCACAGGTACTTTAGACCCGTATCTGTATCTCCAGATAGGACACCCATTTCTGTACCCATGTCTCCCCATGTTGGATCTCCTGTGGCTTTAGGCCTTAATGCATCCATGCTCGTATCAACATCTGGCTCGGGTATTGACTGCCAGGGAACATGCCATGTCGTTTaatcatctctgtctctctctttaaacCCTCAGAAAACAAGGCAGCTTTGTGAAACACAGGACACATGAACCTCCAAACCCTCCCAACTCAAAACAGCAGGATTCATTCTCAATTGCTGGTAAAATGAAGACACCTTTATATATTATGTGATGGCACAGGAtacctatgaaaaaaaaatcattcaaaattcACACAGATTGATCCACAACTTTATCACAACGCGGTTCATAATGATTTATCAGAGTAGCCGTGGCACTGCAGGGAAATGAGActagatgaaactttaatgatacCCGTGGGGAAATTGGATCATTCATTaaaattatatacatttttcacCCAAAGCTGGAAACAACAGAGCGAAGAACCTGTTAACTAGATGTAGAATTTGCAGCTACTTGTGTCGTAAAttggaggggaggaaaaacGCTACAAGTGACAGCGAGAGCATCCAGAGGGATTCTTTGCTTTAGTGAGCAGCTCCAGCTTTCAAATCTTCGTATCGCCACAAGGTTTCAGTGGcagttttgtttcttgtgtttgctGGCAACAGGATAGAGTTGTTCATGTTAACATGTGTGAATTGTGCTGTCCTAGATTAAATGAACGAGATCTGGAACTGAGTGGTATTTCCTTTTAAGGCAGTTCTGATGATGTGTCATACATACAGGAGCCTGGGTTTAGCCTCATGAAGTCCTTTGGATGAAATCATAGTGTACAGTTTTGTTAGTGGTGGACATTATTTggtttttattatgtatttatgaatCTTTTTAAGGAATTTTACTGAGATGAAATGGTCAAACACCAATTAGGAGAGTTAATGAAATTAGTGCAGGTCAAAAATATGTAATTGgattaattttattaaaaaaagagagcagacaATGGAGAGACAGTCAGGAAATAAAAGCCCATTACAAGCGGTAAATTTTATTATGGGATAACAGCACATAAAGCACATCTAAAATCGATGTGTCCAATGCACTTTTAATAAAGGTAATATTAAAGGTACAGTTTCTAAGTACAATATAACAACATTCATATTAGAATGAAAAGTATTTAAAAGACAACattaaatttcttatttttctttacagctgtatttacaaaatgaatcaaaatacttattttcatatttaagaATCAGACAAGAAGGAGCAAAACTACGTTTGTGAATAGACTACCTGCTAAAGAGAGTTCAAAAGAGCTGGATAAAAAGGTACATGATCATCTGTCCCCATTTTTAACATCAGTAGCAAACATGTGACTTAGAAATTTGTGACAACCACACACTAGTTTCGGCTTTCCCATAGTTTGTACTGcttttgcatggaaaaaaaaacattccaccCCCTACTCCACCCACCCTTCATCTGAAGTTCTCCCAACCCATTGAGCTCACATTAAACACATAACATTAAAGAAATCCAGATGTGTTGTATGCTTCttttacaaacacatacaaatacttGATATACAATGCATTAGTAAATCTTCTGTTCttagtgaaataaaaaaagttggtataaaacaaacagaaaatgaattaatgtggattgcctgtttttttgttttgttttgtttttttgctttttttttttttgtttttttttgcttttttttgttttacttttccaAAAACGTTGTGCAGGTGAACCTTTATGCATTATCATCAGCAAGAATTTATTCGATCATTCCGGATCCACATGAGACAAACTTCCCAGTTACGCTTCTCAAACAGGGCACGGGTGAGGGGTGACGTGTACGCTTTAAAGAGACTGTCTATACATTGAAAACCCTTTTGAAATGGCGTAGCAACCCACATGAAAATGATTAAACGACTTAAAGAAAAGAGTCTGAAGCATGTGACAGTGAGAATTCATCCTCatgtacaaaatacattttcattgaaGTACATgtttggaaaaacacacacaaaaaaagaagaagaaagaaagaaagaaaggaaaagaagacaATCAAACCATGTATGCATCTTGTAACACCGAGAGGCACTCAGTGTGATACATTGTGTATTATTGCAAGCATATTCTGACTGATATTTGCTACAGAGTGGAGAGAAAAGGTCAACTTTGTCCTCAAATGGCAATCCtttcatgtacatttttttttaataacactTAAAGTGGTGCAAAGGGTTTATGCCACTGGCCTGAAGAAACCACTGCTTCAGGATAAGTCTAAACGGGGAATAAAGAATGCATACCGAGGCTCTGTTTAATCCAAGCACCACTTCCCTGCATCAGGTGAAGAACTATGCAGACACGAGAGGTAAATATTTAGTATCTCAAAACCTGACAAACTATAGCCTCAGtgagtggttttttttttacaatcagaacaaagaaaaacaaaaccaaaaacaaaacaatactgctgtttcagtttgaatattATCATTTTTCCGCAAACCAGAAAAGCAACCTTAAATAGCCTGTTAATTAGCAGATACTAGCTTTGCTATAAGTCAGAAGGAAATAAGCGCCTTATCCCAAGACTAGCACACTGATACAGGTACTGGCTGGGTAATTTTACCACTATcataatcattatcattattatttattgagtCCTAATATCAATAATACATCAATatgcaatgaaatgaatggactAATAGGGTGGCCAGGCCTAGGAATCAATACTTTGTTCACAAAATTAACTTACCTAGCACCACACATCAGggcaacacaaaataaatgtcgGCACACCCTATTTCTATCAAACTAATCCTAAAGGAGGGAAGCAAACTAGAAACAGAGTTATCGTACAATATGATGTAAttgataaacagataaatatttTCACTGGGTAGGCCTTAGTAGCAGTATTTTCCTCTTACCTATACAGACAGAAGTTACAAAGCTACCTTTATACATGTGATcaataataacattaaatatGGTGGATAAACAGCcgagaatgagggagagagagagggagagagagagagagagagagagagagagtgagaaaaataaCATATTCAGCATACAGGCCATGTCAAGTTCTTAGTTCTCCACCCGGGAACAGAACTGGTCAAATATACAgatgaaacataaaaacatccaggaaatcagcacaaaataaaacaaaccaaaagtgATAAATAAGAGGTGTATTTACATGCAGATGTTCAAAGCCtatatgcacaaaaaaaaaaaaaaaaaaaaaaaaatcaaaaaaaaaaatacacgaCATATATTATTGCTTGACATTCGATTATGgctaaaagtttgtttttcatttttttttaaactatattcttaaatgtatttttaatcatAAATCCTTATCAGCTGTGCTTTGGAAAATGAGTTCTgttaaaaatgtgatgaaactgACTCATAATTCTGGGTAACACACCAACACTCCGGTACATGTAACTTTTTAAGCGTGACATAACACTAATCTTCACAATTAATGGCCAAGAACACTCATCTTCACAATTTACAGTCCAGAATGAACAATTGGCTTCCGGGTTAGGCTGTGGCCAAGCGGTCCAAAACAGTAGAGAAGTGTGTGTTTCGCTGCAAAGTTAAGTCAATGTTGCTTCACAGTATTCTCCAGACCTATGAATTGTTGAAGGCATTATGTCATGCTTTTAAAACCTACACCTATTATGGATGGTTCAAGCTCAGCATttccaaaaccttttttttttttttaatccaaacaaaATCAAGACCTATAGACTCCTCATCCACATAACCCTGTTCTTCTGTAATTATTAAAGCCTTGTCTggggtttattttattcagacaCTGTgagaacaaacacatacacgcacacacactattgctttttacacacagacaacagagcagagacagaaggaCCAATACATTTCACTGTATATACATTGATTGAATAGCACACTTAGCATCAATCCCTTACtaaacgtgggattatctcaagtGAGAATATACAGAAGGACATCTCTTTACAGGCCTGTCTAAAGGAGCAGTTTATAGAAAGATACAAGTATCCATGTGTCTGTTGATGATCATCTGCTGCTATCCTGCCAATATCGCAACCATACCATGAGAAATACATAATGTGATGAACACAGAGTGATGGGGTTTTATTACTTATTGTTCTAGgctgagagtaaaaaaaaaaaaaaaaaaaaaaaaaaaaaaaaaaaaaaaaaagagtcatggGTGCAGACTCAGTTGTATGAATAAAGTCAAATGAAAAGGATGGCGACTGCGCTATAGTGGCTACTCTTCAGAGACCCGTAATTGTAACACAAGGCTATTGCTTGTCTTATATTGTAGAGCACATTACAAGAAAACTCAACCTTTCGATTTGaatgaaacagattttttcagcgtgtgaaagagagaaaccCATTTGCTCGTGGGTGGTAGACTTCACTTGATATGATTTATCACAAAATCTTGAGTTGATTTATGTTACAGCCTAATGAAGCATCCTAAACACGACAACTGAATGATTTTTCAAGACACAAATCAACTCCCTGTAGGTGAATGACACGAAATCAGCCAGTCTCCCTCTGAGTCTGCCTTCCTTAACCATTGTTTAGACAGTAAGCGCTGCTCTGCACGTTCAGTGCGCCACGCCAGAAAAGTTCAGCCGCCTCCTGTTATGAATCGAGAACTGTCAAGAGATTATGAAGAGCTCGTAAATTCACGGAAAAAAGAGCACATCATATGCTCCGCAACTGTCCAGAGGAAAGAGAGCTGCTTCTTCGGTCTACCTGTTACCTCCCTGAGCGTTCACATCTCatcctcttctctgctcttgCTGGGCCGCAGGGCCGCTCAACCTGGATTGTCTAGCAGTGTTCCAGACTGGGTTTCTTTTGCTGGGAGACTGAGGTTTACTAGTCATAGAGGGCTTGTGCATATCCAAATAGCAttggattacaacagagattaTTACTTAGGTACAGCATATCTACTACAACCCAAACACAACAGATCTAGTATTGCATAAGAATATTTGGTTTTTCTAACAAAGAGGGTTATTTCAAAGTTGACCCTGATGACACCATTTGAatccaaacagattttttttttcttgtgacaaGAAtatgctgtgtattgataaaacGGTGTGTTTCGAAAAAGTAATGAGTTTTGTGtgttgctgatttttttgtttgtttgtttttttgttttttgttttttttttttatacaaatgtgattttcttGAACTTGACCACAGGGGCGTAGTGATCTTTCAGTGGCTGAAGACCCCTTTAGGACATTGATAATGTACAACTCTGAACAACTCAGTGATGAATTTCAAATGTTAATCTCAACTAGTTCTCATGGAACATCCCTGAACGAAAACATGAACTAAACTTAATGAGGACTAAGAGTACAACAAATGTCCTCTCAAACAGAAAGCGCAAAAGAAACTCTTCCCTGAGGGGTGACAGCACAAGACATTATGCCTTGTACAAATTGCACGGCAGAGGAATGATAGTgtgcaaacataaaaaaaaaaaaaaatatcaaagaaAACGACTGGATTCTATGTTAAGGTTGGTGACAGATGTGTTATCATGCTTTGATGGGTTTCTAAAGGGatatcactgtgtttttttttttcttcaaaagatATTTCTAGAAGCCGCTACTGAGATTGCTGGAATGTCTTAGCAATCCATTCTACATTATAGACAGGTAGACTGGAAAGCGGAAGCAACGACTACTGTTTGGCACATCCAGGGTTTTTTCTACCACTTTACTACCACACTGACAAGAAAGACACACTCAACAAAACAGaagcacaacaacaaagcaTTCTGAAAATAGCACTTGTCCTACCATTTTTATGTTTCTCCCCTAATCATACAAACAACAGCTAGTCTAATTATTGCGGGAATATAGTTAAGTGCTACCTgacatctttttctctctccctcgttctctTTCATGAGTTTATTAACCAAAACATGTTACAAAAATAGAAGCTTTACTACCAGACAAGGCTTTGAATATTCACTTTCCCTTCACTGTTTCTTTTGTGT is a genomic window containing:
- the ice2 gene encoding little elongation complex subunit 2 isoform X1 — encoded protein: MELEWEDPPVTESPFFTRDNYDKYSLSPSIQELWAFLNRSPTVNVDVKQQFLAGDANSPRPSAVGAEPVKDSSCIKEEESTWDSCDSGEPSDADDTVETAEDCKDTKKSEVKPKAAKNELDDAYPEPRLPFPCVSSLSSREQKTYLGILTSKKPRNPPEKLKVRLNNEVMQFMRYLHDVSRMCAHDYSYISQGAMQYSEDFFRSCLECLRTDFPQLYQISEMTSLTGGTFNPGLNLTFEKQLLIMGNVDITDHKIVPADAQLASDYQSVSSQYPPAKKAKDKHATISSDSNAEKLCARYEPHVCLTRDAMVKLLDNHGPEFPDPWEMPVWVKLSQGKGSSQRKTVYIDSPLLKTEVTVRERSHIYHEESLKLSIIKTGVKEVFHLMTEVPVAEKQVPLDHSKRSLVSFESSGLDFEVDLTDLETFGETTTVKTSKKLNIENEQSEKAGSPIAASKNTRSSRRLAAKQTSSSLQEEVNTSLTDKADSIKEHSARPGFSKVSVPKNKQTRQDSDQKCEEEQPSIGDSEDDRLVIDDAMSPDATATMKHKASTTLDTPGIPSSIPESQQSPSPHKGNGHRRISKRAKLPGDQLGQILHMQTVMLNPARDPAKCSAPPPESISPPQAVGSSIHSHPTSLVKPCVSSYLESNQNQSGEIYAAPHHEPTSAANSSTVEQKRILSQELQASAEDEQDYEAPKEGNLLYKLYSLQDLLLMVRSSVTLTHTRRIENSCNNQHVPVHVLPKLEYQLCYGVECLSRSEACQLWAETLLHSSTVSYIAHINAHTSKVALLRKLPEDWKQNISCEFKPAKSLNILHHLLKKISGLEEGRYLIAHKAGEPFVTILKTVDGKVSRGAYSLQQAHSTVPQPPASGLIPWLTVDPAVVLPFHKKHGRVPCTFPPSDFLQTEKDNHGAKRAKQSNTNVNAGGKKKKGKRAARRNKWMKKTIQKSVQNPTQ
- the ice2 gene encoding little elongation complex subunit 2 isoform X3 — translated: MELEWEDPPVTESPFFTRDNYDKYSLSPSIQELWAFLNSPTVNVDVKQQFLAGDANSPRPSAVGAEPVKDSSCIKEEESTWDSCDSGEPSDADDTVETAEDCKDTKKSEVKPKAAKNELDDAYPEPRLPFPCVSSLSSREQKTYLGILTSKKPRNPPEKLKVRLNNEVMQFMRYLHDVSRMCAHDYSYISQGAMQYSEDFFRSCLECLRTDFPQLYQISEMTSLTGGTFNPGLNLTFEKQLLIMGNVDITDHKIVPADAQLASDYQSVSSQYPPAKKAKDKHATISSDSNAEKLCARYEPHVCLTRDAMVKLLDNHGPEFPDPWEMPVWVKLSQGKGSSQRKTVYIDSPLLKTEVTVRERSHIYHEESLKLSIIKTGVKEVFHLMTEVPVAEKQVPLDHSKRSLVSFESSGLDFEVDLTDLETFGETTTVKTSKKLNIENEQSEKAGSPIAASKNTRSSRRLAAKQTSSSLQEEVNTSLTDKADSIKEHSARPGFSKVSVPKNKQTRQDSDQKCEEEQPSIGDSEDDRLVIDDAMSPDATATMKHKASTTLDTPGIPSSIPESQQSPSPHKGNGHRRISKRAKLPGDQLGQILHMQTVMLNPARDPAKCSAPPPESISPPQAVGSSIHSHPTSLVKPCVSSYLESNQNQSGEIYAAPHHEPTSAANSSTVEQKRILSQELQASAEDEQDYEAPKEGNLLYKLYSLQDLLLMVRSSVTLTHTRRIENSCNNQHVPVHVLPKLEYQLCYGVECLSRSEACQLWAETLLHSSTVSYIAHINAHTSKVALLRKLPEDWKQNISCEFKPAKSLNILHHLLKKISGLEEGRYLIAHKAGEPFVTILKTVDGKVSRGAYSLQQAHSTVPQPPASGLIPWLTVDPAVVLPFHKKHGRVPCTFPPSDFLQTEKDNHGAKRAKQSNTNVNAGGKKKKGKRAARRNKWMKKTIQKSVQNPTQ